The nucleotide sequence GTTAAGTCATTTTCTATATATAACGGATACAGATCCTGGACTACTTCATGCTCCAATTTCATTCTCCATCCTCCAAATTCCTGTAGATTTCCTTGAACTTCTTTCGGGCCCGGTACAAGCCAACCTTCACCTGGCCGATCGTTTCGTTTGTGACGGTAGCAACTTCCTCATAAGTAAGGTCATTCACATCCCGTAAAATGATATAGGTTCTGTAATTTTCAGGCAGCTGCAGCAAGGTCAGCTCAATTGCATTTTGGTCATCTGAACGTTTGAATTGGTCCAGCTTCTGCGTTATATACTGGTCCATCATATCTGTTTGAAACTCCATGTTGTTTTGTTTTTTCTTGCTGTGATTGATATAAGTATTCCTTGCTATTCTAAAAAGCCAGGTTTTTAAAGAGGACTCCCCACGGAAGCTGGCCAGTGACTGGAAAGCCTTCAAAAAAGTGTCCTGAGTCAGGTCTTCGGCAATATGTTGACTTAACGTTGAACGGTAAAGGTACAGGAAAATCGCATTCTTGTATTTTTCGTATAAATCAATCCTTGGGTCCGACATTCCATCCCCCTCTCTTTGGTAAGCATAGACAGTTGAAACGAATAAAAGTTACACGTAGATTTCAGAAAATTTTATAAAAAAGGGTAATATCTTATTGGTTAATGGTAAAATTAGCTAAAATAATCATTATTAATAACATCGGTTAAGATTTATATTTTTGTAGATTAAAAGGAGTTCTATTATGGGGTTAACTTTAAAACTGATTACAAAGGACAATTGGGAGGAGGCAATCCAGCTAACAGTTAAAGAAGGCCAAAAACACTTCATGGCATTTAATCTGTATTCTATATGTCCGTCATCAGGTTTATGATGGACAGAAATGAACGAAATCTAGGGGAATATGTCCGTCATAAGGTCTATGATGGACAGAAATGAAAGAAAACTAGGGGAAAGTGTCCGTCATCGGGGCTATGACGGACAGTAAAGGAAGAAAACAAGGGAAAAATGTCGGTCATCTGGGTTATAACGGACAGAATTAAACGAAAACTAGGAAAAAATGTCCGTAATCTGGGCTATGACGGACAGTAATGAAAGAAAACAAGGGAAAAGTGTCCGTCATCAGATTTATGACGGACAGAAATGAACGAAAACAAGGGGAAAATGTCCGTCATCAGGGTTATGACGGACAGAAATGAAGGAAAACTAAGGGAAAGTGTCCGTCATCGGGGCTATGACGGACAGAAATACATAAAAATGTATCCTTAACGAGGTAATGAAATGCAAACAAAAGATTTCGAACTTGAATTGAATACACCTTATTCGCTGAATTAAATGATTTTTATTCAGAATGTCTATTTAAATCAAAATGGGAATCAGGATGATCGGTTGTTATTTCCTTATTAAAATTCGAGTACATGGCTTGAAGTTGAGCATTTCGCTGCAGTGTTTAAGGAAGTGTGGGAGACTTTGCTTCAAAAAAACCAAAATAAGAGATTCGACCATAATGGCATTCTGACTAAATGAGAAGGCACTGTTTCAAAGATTATTTGCAGCAACGGAAGCTGGAATATTTGGATATAAAGAGAGTTCAAAGGCCTCCCTGCCATGGTGGGATAGGCTGGCCGGGAAATTGGCGGTTGAACGGGTTTTTGACGATGAAACTATGAATAAGATATACCAGGAGCTGGCAAACTCTGTCACAACAACTTCTGAAAATAGGCTGGTCATTGATTTGTTGTATGACCGCCCGGATTTAAGTGATTTTTGCCAGCAGTCCTGGTATTTAACCTTGCCGATTGAAGATGTATTTTTAAAAAAACGAAGAACGCATATAATTGAACTTATGCGTAATTCATGAAATTAGCTATCCGCTGGTTTTTGTCCAAATTTGCGGAATGAAATGATTCTCGTCACTACACTTGTCATTGATCCAAGAATTGCACTTCCAACGATATCAAATGGGTAGTGGTGTCCAACCCAGATTCTCGAAAATCCTGTTAGAGCAGACATCCACATCATAATCGTGCCCAGGGTTCTGTGAAACATCAAAACAGTAGTTGAAGCAGCGAAAGCAAGTATCGTATGTTTGCTCGGAAAGGATGAATCCATCTTTGAGGGAATAAGGATTCCAACTCGCCGTTTCTTGAAGGGACGAGGTCTAAAATAAAATAAGTGGATGAAGAAGTGGGCAATAAAGCTGATGAGAACCGCCATGCCCGTTTCAAGTGCAATTCTTTTGTTAAATCGATTTTTGAAGAGCATATATACAATAATCAATAGGTAAGCATAGCGTACTCGATTCGATATAAGGATCATTAGTTGATCCATTGGAGAGAACCGTCCTGAAAGTCTGTTGATTAGCCGGAAAAGTTTAAGGTCCATCATGTTTCTCCTCAATGTTTTAATCTTACTTTTCCCTGAGTGATTCGAAAAATGTATGGAAAAAGGAGAGGATACAGGAATGGAAGCAAAGCTGGTTAACAAAGAAGCATTTAAGGCTGTAGGAGCTAAATGGGTAGGAACTTTTGAACAAGCAGCTAAGGATGATATAAAGATTTTTCATAAGGAGTTTTTAAAAAGGAAGACTGAATTAAAAAGTGCTTTAAATCCTGAGAACATTTTTGGACTTTCCTATCACATCACACAAAATGGCTTTACATATTATCTGGCCCTTGAAGTGGAAGATGGGACGGCTATCCCTGAAGAAATGGAGCTTATTACGGTTCCAGCCTGTACATTTGCCTGTATCGAGTATAAAGGGAAAGCGGTACATGAAGCTTATACAAACTTGTACACCTGGATCAAAGAAAACGGATATACATTGACCCAAAATGGTTTAGAACATCTGGAAGAGTATCCAGGAAGCTTTGATCCTGTGAATGATGTGCCTGAATTGAAAATCCATATACCGATTATGATTTAAAAAGGGATTTTATAATGAAGGGTTACGTTTGAGGATGAAGAGGAGTCGAGCTTAAAATTTCCCAAGTTCATTTTTATCAAAAAAAAACAAGCACTTTGGAAGCTGCTTGACCAATGGCGTTAGCAAACTTCTTTCTCTTAGGCTGAGGTGTTGGTTTTTTCATTTGCCAATATCCTCCCCACCCGGGTTACTGCTACCTATTCGAAATAATTCAAGTCCTCTTAGTAAGGCATCACCCCCGAAACCAGCCATGATGGACATTAAAAATACTCTTAACAGCGAATCTGCCTCTGATGAGACTACTAATAGTGCGGCGGCTAATGAACCGGTGAGAATTTCTTCAAAGAAACCAAGGTAGATGAATTTTTTTGTCCTTCGGGGCATTATGATCTTGCCTCGTTTTCTCACATGCGCTGTCAGTCCAACAAATCCACCGATGATCATTGCGAAAATAATGTTTTCTAACAATTTCATCACTCTCCTAAAGTCAAGATTTTTGTTGGTCGACCATGGGTAACTCTAGGTGTATTACTATTATACAAGTAGTAATGATGGAAAAGCATGCGTAAATTTATCGAATTTTCAGTAAATTTAAATAGTATAAACTATGTGTAACTTTTTGGTAAAAATTAATATTTGGGATCTTTAAAAAAAGTTACAGGTCTTTAGTCTTAAAGAATGGATTCAGATGTGTGTATTCGAATTAGAGAAAAACAATTGAAAGGGAGATCGTAGATGTTGTTTTTAATGTGGAAGACGCTGTATACATTGACGGAAAGTGGCTAGTCATTGACAGGAGTTCCAAAGGGAACATGCCGGTGGGCTTCTTTCGCTTGTCGGAGGTACGGTTGATAACGAGGGAATTTCTAAATAACAAAAAGCTCAAATGATGCCGCCTTTACGAGGTGGTATTATTTTTACCTGAAAAAGGGAATTTGTGTCGATTCAGCGAATAAGTAAATATATTTTTCAACTTTGAAATGTGAGGTTGCATAATGGAAGAAGTAGAAAAGATATTGACACAAATTAAGTCGTCTGTACTTCAAAATAAACGCATTATTTTAGGGATAGATGGGCTTAGCAGGTCAGGGAAAACGACTTTTGTGAAGAGATTCGCCTCAACGCTTTCGAAAAAAGGAATTGAAAGTACGGTTATTCACTTAGACGACCATATTGTAGCACGGTCGAAAAGGTACAACACGGGCCAAGAAGAATGGCGGGAGTATTATTACTTACAGTGGGATGTAGAGTCGATTAAGAAATCTTTGTTTGATAAACTAATCCACTCAAATGAAATCGAGCTCCCATTTTATGATAATGACAGGGATCAACATGTTTATAAAAACCTGAAGTTAGCAGGCAAAAACGTTTTTGTTGTTGAAGGGATTTTCCTCCAGAGAGCAGAATGGGAACCATTTTTTGATTATACGGTTTTTATTGACTGTCCACGGGATATAAGGTTTGCGCGGGAAAGCAGTCAAACTCAGCAGAACATCGAAAAGTTCGAAAAAAGATATTGGAAAGCGGAGGACTATTACATGGAAAAGCTTCGACCGATAGAACAAGCCGATATAGTCATCCCATATTTTCAATTGATTAAGGATTTACAATAAACAGTAGGTGATGAGAATTGAATTGGAAAAGGTTAATAAGCTTTGGCAGGAATAAGGAAAACGAATTTAAAATGGACCAAAGCGGAATTTCACAAGAGGTACTGACAATTGTAAAAGGAAATACAAATGGCAGGTTGCTGCCTTTTTATAAAAAGGATATGTATACAGAGAAATCTGCTGAAGTTGCGGGAATTTGTGTGGAAGTAAAACCGGAAGAAGCGGATCAACTGGTTTTAACACTAAGGGAGGAACTTGAGCCGGTAAACTATTTAGCCTTTATTTGCGATTCTGATCGGGAAAAAATCGGCATTATCCCTGGATCAGAACAGTTTGATATCCTTAAACTCCAGCAGACGAATGGGGACAATTACGATATAAGCAACGAGAGGGTTATTTCTAAGCTAAAGGAATGGAATAGAAGCTATCCGTTCATCATCATCGGCGCGGATTATGATTGGGTGGAAGCGAATTTTGAAGTTTTTCCTGAAGGAGACGATCTAAAAGAATTTGTAAAAAAAATCTATAAATTCTGTCCTGATATCGTGGAACAGGGATCAGGAAGCATCAATGGTTTAATTGAAGAAATGAGAGAAACAAGGAAATTATACTTATGGTGGGACTAATATGGTTAATAAAGTTCTGCGACACAGCGTATTGCTGATATCCATTTTTATCGGTTGGGTTGGGGTGACAATTACTCCTCTCTTCGATTCCGTCACTGTCAATTCGGATTATGATCTTACCAAGCATAGACTTGGGAGGCCATTGCCATTCATTGAACAGCATACCTCGTTGACTCCAATGGAGGACGCCTATCCGTTCAAGCTGGGATTGGTTAGTCCGCAAGAG is from Mesobacillus boroniphilus and encodes:
- a CDS encoding RNA polymerase sigma factor, which gives rise to MSDPRIDLYEKYKNAIFLYLYRSTLSQHIAEDLTQDTFLKAFQSLASFRGESSLKTWLFRIARNTYINHSKKKQNNMEFQTDMMDQYITQKLDQFKRSDDQNAIELTLLQLPENYRTYIILRDVNDLTYEEVATVTNETIGQVKVGLYRARKKFKEIYRNLEDGE
- a CDS encoding undecaprenyl-diphosphatase, yielding MMDLKLFRLINRLSGRFSPMDQLMILISNRVRYAYLLIIVYMLFKNRFNKRIALETGMAVLISFIAHFFIHLFYFRPRPFKKRRVGILIPSKMDSSFPSKHTILAFAASTTVLMFHRTLGTIMMWMSALTGFSRIWVGHHYPFDIVGSAILGSMTSVVTRIISFRKFGQKPADS
- a CDS encoding GyrI-like domain-containing protein — its product is MEAKLVNKEAFKAVGAKWVGTFEQAAKDDIKIFHKEFLKRKTELKSALNPENIFGLSYHITQNGFTYYLALEVEDGTAIPEEMELITVPACTFACIEYKGKAVHEAYTNLYTWIKENGYTLTQNGLEHLEEYPGSFDPVNDVPELKIHIPIMI
- a CDS encoding DUF4257 domain-containing protein, with the protein product MLENIIFAMIIGGFVGLTAHVRKRGKIIMPRRTKKFIYLGFFEEILTGSLAAALLVVSSEADSLLRVFLMSIMAGFGGDALLRGLELFRIGSSNPGGEDIGK
- a CDS encoding kinase; this encodes MEEVEKILTQIKSSVLQNKRIILGIDGLSRSGKTTFVKRFASTLSKKGIESTVIHLDDHIVARSKRYNTGQEEWREYYYLQWDVESIKKSLFDKLIHSNEIELPFYDNDRDQHVYKNLKLAGKNVFVVEGIFLQRAEWEPFFDYTVFIDCPRDIRFARESSQTQQNIEKFEKRYWKAEDYYMEKLRPIEQADIVIPYFQLIKDLQ
- a CDS encoding DUF4253 domain-containing protein, with product MNWKRLISFGRNKENEFKMDQSGISQEVLTIVKGNTNGRLLPFYKKDMYTEKSAEVAGICVEVKPEEADQLVLTLREELEPVNYLAFICDSDREKIGIIPGSEQFDILKLQQTNGDNYDISNERVISKLKEWNRSYPFIIIGADYDWVEANFEVFPEGDDLKEFVKKIYKFCPDIVEQGSGSINGLIEEMRETRKLYLWWD